A region from the Bradyrhizobium sp. CCBAU 53340 genome encodes:
- a CDS encoding MFS transporter, translating to MTAPLRHRTFRRIWTASLVSNLGSLVQGVGVAWAMTEMSSSADKVALVQTALGLPVMLIAIPAGAIADLHDRRIVALISLGIALTASATLAVLALLGLLTPDLLLGLCFAAGCGTAMLGPAWQAAVGEQVPPQALPAAVALNGISYNIARSVGPAVGGIIVASAGTVAAFTFNTISFVPLIAALYLWKRASERSRLPPERLGHAILLGVRYITNSPPIMIVLVRTIIFGLVSGAILALLPVVVRDRLLGGAPTYGVMLGAFGLGAILGAINISLVRERLSSEAAMRCCTLSMAAGIATLALSHNPLMAAFGLVLAGTGWTLSWTLLNIGVQLSAPRWVAARSLAAYQAAASGGLAIGSWGWGHLTDIAGVETALLVAASLMLASPLVGLRLRMPSVGEGAEEGSLLEDPQVRLPVRGRDGPVVIEIEYRVEQKNAPDFREAMQELRLVRQRNGAYGWSIAQNMADPEAWIERYHFHTWHDYLRQRNRSTMAEQALEGAVIKDYHVGPGKVRVRRTIEGFARG from the coding sequence ATTACCGCCCCTCTGCGGCACCGCACGTTCCGCCGCATCTGGACCGCCAGCCTGGTGTCAAATCTCGGTAGTTTGGTACAGGGAGTCGGGGTGGCCTGGGCTATGACCGAAATGTCATCGTCAGCGGACAAGGTCGCGCTGGTCCAAACCGCTCTCGGATTGCCGGTGATGCTCATTGCGATTCCGGCCGGCGCAATTGCTGACCTGCATGACCGGCGCATCGTGGCATTGATTTCACTCGGTATTGCACTGACCGCCAGCGCTACGCTGGCGGTACTCGCTTTGCTGGGATTGCTTACGCCGGACCTCTTGCTTGGTCTCTGCTTTGCAGCAGGCTGTGGCACCGCGATGTTGGGACCCGCGTGGCAGGCGGCAGTGGGCGAGCAAGTGCCTCCACAAGCCCTGCCCGCCGCAGTTGCGTTGAATGGCATCAGCTACAACATCGCGCGGAGCGTAGGTCCGGCAGTCGGGGGTATCATTGTGGCCTCCGCCGGGACCGTAGCCGCGTTCACATTCAACACGATCTCGTTCGTGCCACTTATCGCCGCGCTCTATCTATGGAAGCGCGCAAGTGAGCGGTCGCGTCTCCCACCGGAACGGCTCGGCCATGCCATCCTGTTGGGCGTCCGGTACATCACGAACTCGCCACCTATTATGATCGTGTTGGTCCGAACGATCATATTCGGGTTGGTCAGCGGAGCTATCCTGGCGCTGTTGCCAGTGGTCGTACGTGATCGCCTTCTCGGTGGCGCGCCAACTTACGGCGTGATGCTGGGCGCCTTTGGCCTGGGAGCCATTTTGGGAGCGATCAATATCTCGCTGGTGCGCGAGCGCTTAAGTAGCGAAGCCGCCATGAGATGCTGCACGCTGTCCATGGCAGCGGGTATTGCAACTCTGGCACTAAGCCACAATCCGTTGATGGCTGCGTTCGGATTGGTTCTGGCTGGTACAGGGTGGACGTTGTCTTGGACGCTCTTGAACATCGGCGTACAGCTTTCTGCACCCCGCTGGGTTGCCGCGAGGTCTCTGGCGGCGTACCAGGCCGCCGCATCCGGCGGTCTTGCCATAGGCAGCTGGGGGTGGGGACATCTCACCGACATCGCCGGCGTTGAAACAGCGCTGCTTGTCGCAGCCTCGCTGATGCTGGCATCTCCTCTGGTCGGCCTACGATTGCGGATGCCTTCTGTTGGTGAGGGTGCCGAAGAGGGAAGCCTCCTCGAAGATCCGCAGGTGCGGTTGCCGGTCAGGGGGCGCGACGGACCTGTGGTGATCGAGATCGAATATCGGGTGGAGCAGAAAAACGCTCCGGACTTTCGGGAGGCCATGCAAGAGCTTCGGCTCGTCAGGCAGCGCAATGGCGCCTACGGTTGGTCGATCGCACAAAACATGGCAGACCCAGAAGCGTGGATCGAGCGCTATCACTTCCACACCTGGCACGACTACCTGCGCCAGCGCAACCGCTCCACCATGGCCGAGCAAGCTCTGGAAGGCGCTGTGATAAAAGACTACCACGTTGGTCCCGGCAAAGTGCGTGTCCGCCGCACGATCGAGGGTTTTGCTCGGGGATAG
- a CDS encoding DUF736 domain-containing protein, producing the protein MANIGTFKKVGNDFQGEIVTLSLQARGVRIVAETNRSNENAPSHRIYVGRAEIGAAWSKRSEEGRDYLSIKLDDPSFNAPIYASLFDDEGGEGYNLLWSRPRKNGE; encoded by the coding sequence ATGGCTAATATCGGAACTTTCAAGAAGGTCGGCAATGATTTCCAGGGCGAGATCGTCACGCTGAGCTTGCAGGCTAGGGGCGTCCGCATCGTCGCCGAGACCAACCGCTCCAACGAGAACGCGCCCAGCCACCGCATCTATGTGGGTCGGGCCGAGATCGGCGCAGCCTGGTCGAAGCGCTCCGAAGAGGGCCGCGACTACCTCTCGATCAAGCTTGACGATCCCTCCTTCAACGCGCCGATCTACGCGAGCCTGTTCGACGACGAAGGTGGCGAGGGCTACAACCTGCTCTGGTCCCGGCCGCGCAAGAACGGCGAGTGA
- the gltB gene encoding glutamate synthase large subunit produces MNGSQFERGNIVAEELSATVASKTTDPIQEHNSRPKAEGLYDPSLEKDSCGVGFIANIKGQKSHEIVSDALSILCNLEHRGAVGADPRAGDGAGILVQIPHAFFSRKAKENKFELPAPGEYAIGALFMPRDTAWRNVIKSIIADQIKAEGLTLLGWRDVPTDNSSLGVTVKPTEPACMQVFIGRNGVAKTEDEFERRLYILRKSISQAIYQRRDRGLAGYYPCSMSCRTVIYKGMFLADQLGKYYPDLHEKDFESALALVHQRFSTNTFPAWSLAHPYRMIAHNGEINTLRGNTNWMAARQASVSSELYGKDISRLWPISYEGQSDTACFDNALEFLVQGGYSLPHAVMMMIPEAWAGNPLMDEKRRAFYEYHAALMEPWDGPAAIAFTDGRQIGATLDRNGLRPARYLVTKDDRIVMASEMGVLTIPEDQIITKWRLQPGKMLLVDLEQGRLIPDDEIKAELAKSHPYKEWLERTQIVLEDLPKVPTTGVRSNLSLLDRQQAFGYSQEDIAILMTPMAATGEEAAGSMGNDTPISALSDKAKPLFTYFKQNFAQVTNPPIDPIREELVMSLVSIIGPLPNLFDLQGMATTKRLEVRQPILTDADLEKIRSIPEVAESHFKPRTLDTTFHAGLGAAGMDQVLDELCARAEVAVREGVNIIILSDRMVGTDRVPIPSLLACASVHHHLIRTGLRTSVGLVVESGEPREVHHFACLAGYGAEAINPYLAFETIIAMKDRLPGSLDDYEIVKRYIKSIGKGLLKVMSKMGISTYQSYCGAQIFDAVGLKADFVGKFFAGTHTRVEGVGLGEIAEEAVRRHADAFGEAQVYKTALDVGGEYAYRSRGEDHAWTAESVGLLQHAARGNSLERYRAFAKILNEQSERLLTLRGLFRIKNAEEEKRKPVPLDQVEPAKDIVRRFATGAMSFGSISREAHTTLAIAMNRIGGKSNTGEGGEEADRFKPMPNGDSMRSAIKQVASGRFGVTTEYLVNSDMMQIKMAQGAKPGEGGQLPGHKVDATIAKVRHSTPGVGLISPPPHHDIYSIEDLAQLIYDLKNVNPTGDVSVKLVSEIGVGTVAAGVAKARADHVTIAGFEGGTGASPLTSIKHAGSPWEIGLAETHQTLVRERLRSRIVVQVDGGFRTGRDVVIGALLGADEFGFATAPLIAAGCIMMRKCHLNTCPVGVATQDPVLRKRFTGQPEHVINYFFFVAEEVREIMASLGFRTFNEMVGQVQLLDQTRLVAHWKAKGLDFSKLFVKQKEEKGQKIYHSERQNHHLEAVLDRTLIEKATPALDRGAPVKIEAKINSTNRSAGAMLSGVVAKIYGHAGLPHDTIHVGLKGTAGQAFGAWLAQGVTFELEGEANDYVGKGLSGGKIIVRPPANSGIVPEESIIVGNTVMYGAIQGECYFRGIAGERFAVRNSGAVAVVEGAGDHCCEYMTGGIVVVLGKTGRNFAAGMSGGIAYVLDETGDFDKLCNLSMVELEPVLSEELINAGTYNHSGDLEAHGRVDVFKNLLDSDVERLHVLISRHAKATGSKRAADILANWKEWLPKFRKVMPVEYRRALRELAANADAEPKI; encoded by the coding sequence ATGAACGGGTCGCAATTCGAGCGCGGAAACATCGTGGCAGAAGAGCTGTCGGCGACGGTCGCCTCGAAAACGACCGATCCGATTCAGGAACACAATTCCCGCCCCAAAGCCGAAGGCCTGTACGATCCGAGCCTGGAGAAGGATTCCTGTGGCGTCGGCTTCATCGCCAACATCAAGGGCCAGAAGTCGCATGAGATCGTCTCGGATGCGCTGAGCATCCTCTGCAATCTCGAGCATCGCGGCGCCGTCGGCGCCGACCCGCGCGCCGGTGACGGCGCCGGCATCCTGGTGCAGATCCCGCACGCCTTCTTCAGCCGCAAGGCCAAGGAGAACAAGTTCGAGCTACCCGCGCCGGGTGAATACGCCATCGGCGCGCTGTTCATGCCGCGCGACACCGCCTGGCGCAACGTCATCAAGAGCATCATCGCCGACCAGATCAAGGCGGAGGGCCTGACCCTGCTCGGCTGGCGCGACGTGCCGACCGACAATTCCTCGCTCGGCGTCACCGTGAAGCCGACCGAGCCTGCCTGCATGCAGGTGTTCATCGGCCGCAATGGCGTTGCCAAGACCGAGGACGAGTTCGAGCGCCGGCTCTACATCCTGCGCAAGTCGATCTCGCAGGCGATCTACCAGCGCCGCGACCGCGGCCTCGCCGGCTATTACCCCTGCTCGATGTCCTGCCGCACCGTGATCTACAAGGGCATGTTCCTCGCCGACCAGCTCGGCAAGTACTACCCTGATCTGCACGAGAAGGATTTCGAGAGCGCGCTGGCGCTGGTGCATCAGCGCTTCTCGACCAACACCTTCCCGGCCTGGTCGCTGGCGCACCCCTATCGCATGATCGCGCATAACGGCGAGATCAACACGTTGCGCGGCAACACCAACTGGATGGCGGCGCGCCAGGCTTCGGTGAGCTCCGAGCTGTACGGCAAGGACATCAGCCGGCTCTGGCCGATCTCCTACGAGGGACAGTCGGACACCGCCTGCTTCGACAACGCGCTGGAATTCCTGGTGCAGGGCGGCTACTCGCTGCCGCACGCCGTCATGATGATGATTCCGGAGGCGTGGGCCGGCAATCCGCTGATGGATGAGAAGCGCCGCGCCTTCTACGAATATCACGCCGCGCTGATGGAGCCGTGGGACGGCCCGGCCGCGATCGCCTTCACCGACGGCCGCCAGATCGGCGCCACGCTCGACCGCAACGGATTGCGGCCGGCGCGCTATCTCGTGACCAAGGACGACCGCATCGTGATGGCGTCCGAAATGGGCGTGCTGACCATCCCCGAGGACCAGATCATCACCAAGTGGCGCCTGCAGCCCGGCAAGATGCTGCTGGTCGACCTCGAACAGGGCCGCCTGATTCCCGACGACGAGATCAAGGCCGAGCTCGCCAAGAGCCATCCCTACAAGGAGTGGCTGGAGCGGACCCAGATCGTGCTGGAAGACCTGCCGAAGGTGCCGACCACGGGCGTGCGATCCAACCTCTCGCTGCTCGATCGCCAGCAGGCGTTCGGCTACAGCCAGGAAGACATCGCGATCCTGATGACGCCGATGGCGGCCACGGGGGAGGAAGCCGCGGGCTCGATGGGCAACGACACGCCGATCTCGGCGCTGTCGGACAAGGCCAAGCCGCTGTTCACCTATTTCAAGCAGAACTTCGCCCAGGTCACCAATCCGCCGATCGACCCCATCCGCGAGGAGCTGGTGATGAGCCTCGTCTCGATCATCGGGCCACTGCCGAACCTGTTCGACCTGCAGGGCATGGCCACCACCAAGCGCCTCGAAGTCCGTCAGCCGATCCTGACCGATGCGGACCTGGAAAAGATCCGCTCGATCCCGGAAGTGGCCGAGTCGCACTTCAAGCCGCGCACGCTGGACACCACGTTCCACGCCGGCCTCGGTGCGGCGGGTATGGACCAGGTGCTGGACGAGCTCTGCGCACGCGCGGAAGTCGCCGTGCGCGAAGGTGTCAACATCATCATCCTGTCCGACCGCATGGTCGGCACCGACCGGGTGCCGATCCCCTCGCTGCTGGCCTGCGCCTCCGTGCATCATCATTTGATCCGCACGGGCCTGCGCACCTCGGTTGGCCTCGTCGTCGAATCCGGCGAGCCGCGCGAAGTGCACCACTTCGCTTGCCTTGCCGGCTACGGCGCCGAAGCGATCAATCCTTACCTCGCGTTCGAAACCATCATCGCGATGAAGGACCGCCTGCCCGGCTCGCTCGACGACTACGAGATCGTCAAGCGCTACATCAAGTCGATCGGCAAGGGGCTGCTCAAGGTGATGTCCAAGATGGGCATCTCGACCTACCAGTCCTATTGCGGCGCGCAGATCTTCGACGCGGTCGGCCTCAAGGCGGATTTCGTCGGCAAGTTCTTTGCCGGCACGCATACCCGCGTCGAGGGTGTCGGTCTTGGCGAGATCGCGGAAGAGGCGGTGCGCCGCCATGCCGACGCGTTCGGCGAGGCTCAGGTCTACAAGACCGCGCTCGATGTCGGCGGCGAATATGCCTATCGCAGCCGCGGCGAGGACCATGCCTGGACCGCCGAGTCGGTCGGCCTGCTGCAGCATGCCGCGCGCGGCAATTCGCTGGAGCGCTATCGCGCCTTCGCCAAGATCCTCAACGAACAGTCGGAGCGTCTGCTGACGCTGCGCGGCCTGTTCCGGATCAAGAACGCGGAGGAAGAAAAGCGCAAGCCGGTGCCGCTCGACCAGGTCGAGCCGGCCAAGGACATCGTCAGACGTTTCGCCACCGGCGCGATGAGCTTCGGCTCGATCTCGCGCGAGGCGCACACCACGCTCGCGATCGCCATGAACCGGATCGGCGGCAAGTCGAACACCGGTGAAGGCGGCGAGGAAGCCGACCGCTTCAAGCCGATGCCGAACGGCGATTCCATGCGCTCGGCGATCAAGCAGGTCGCCTCGGGCCGCTTCGGCGTCACCACGGAGTATCTCGTCAACTCCGACATGATGCAGATCAAGATGGCGCAGGGTGCCAAGCCCGGCGAAGGCGGCCAGCTGCCCGGCCACAAGGTCGACGCCACCATCGCCAAGGTCCGGCACTCGACGCCGGGCGTCGGCCTGATCTCGCCGCCGCCGCACCACGACATCTACTCGATCGAGGATCTGGCGCAGCTCATCTACGACCTCAAGAACGTCAACCCGACGGGCGACGTCTCGGTCAAGCTGGTCTCCGAGATCGGCGTCGGCACGGTCGCCGCGGGCGTCGCCAAGGCGCGCGCCGACCATGTCACCATCGCGGGCTTCGAGGGCGGCACCGGCGCTTCGCCGCTGACCTCGATCAAGCACGCCGGCTCGCCGTGGGAGATCGGCCTTGCCGAGACCCATCAGACGCTGGTCCGCGAGCGGCTGCGCAGCCGCATCGTGGTCCAGGTCGACGGCGGCTTCCGCACCGGACGTGACGTCGTGATCGGTGCGCTGCTCGGGGCCGACGAGTTCGGCTTCGCCACCGCGCCCTTGATCGCGGCCGGCTGCATCATGATGCGCAAGTGCCATCTCAACACCTGCCCGGTCGGCGTCGCGACCCAGGACCCCGTCCTGCGCAAGCGCTTCACCGGCCAGCCCGAGCACGTCATCAACTACTTCTTCTTCGTCGCCGAGGAAGTGCGCGAGATCATGGCCTCGCTCGGCTTCCGCACCTTCAACGAGATGGTCGGCCAGGTTCAGCTGCTCGACCAGACCAGGCTGGTCGCGCACTGGAAGGCCAAGGGCCTCGACTTCTCCAAGCTGTTCGTCAAGCAGAAGGAAGAGAAGGGCCAGAAGATCTATCACTCCGAGCGCCAGAACCATCATCTGGAGGCTGTGCTCGACCGCACGCTGATCGAGAAGGCGACGCCTGCGCTCGACCGCGGCGCGCCGGTGAAGATCGAGGCCAAGATCAACAGCACCAACCGCTCTGCCGGCGCGATGTTGTCGGGCGTGGTCGCCAAGATCTACGGCCATGCCGGGCTGCCGCACGACACCATCCATGTCGGCCTCAAGGGCACTGCCGGCCAGGCCTTCGGCGCGTGGCTGGCGCAGGGCGTCACCTTCGAGCTCGAAGGTGAAGCCAACGACTATGTCGGCAAGGGGCTCTCGGGCGGCAAGATCATCGTCAGGCCGCCGGCCAACAGCGGCATCGTGCCGGAAGAGAGCATCATCGTCGGCAACACCGTGATGTACGGCGCCATTCAGGGCGAGTGCTACTTCCGCGGCATCGCCGGCGAACGCTTTGCCGTGCGCAATTCCGGCGCGGTGGCGGTGGTCGAGGGCGCGGGCGACCATTGCTGCGAATACATGACCGGCGGCATCGTGGTCGTGCTCGGCAAGACCGGGCGCAACTTCGCGGCCGGCATGTCCGGCGGCATCGCCTATGTGCTGGACGAGACCGGTGACTTCGACAAGCTGTGCAATCTGTCGATGGTCGAGCTCGAGCCGGTGCTGTCGGAAGAGCTGATCAACGCCGGCACCTACAACCACTCCGGTGACCTCGAGGCGCATGGCCGGGTCGACGTCTTCAAGAACCTGCTCGACTCCGACGTCGAGCGGCTTCACGTCCTGATCTCGCGCCACGCCAAGGCGACCGGCTCCAAGCGCGCCGCCGATATCCTTGCCAACTGGAAGGAATGGCTGCCTAAATTCCGCAAGGTGATGCCGGTCGAGTACCGGCGCGCGCTGCGCGAACTGGCCGCCAACGCGGACGCCGAGCCGAAAATCTAA
- a CDS encoding nickel-dependent hydrogenase large subunit codes for MAFTERICWVCTGTHAPAPARSSEPLGIVIREIPSLNLLHHATMHDYLVHFLSRACSGLGWLRSARSSQSRLTPRRPQHLRNRSHSSRYCSPGSPGSCKQRNSIHSRAHFRGTQRTSFRRRRT; via the coding sequence TTGGCGTTCACCGAGCGAATTTGCTGGGTCTGTACCGGCACGCACGCGCCGGCACCTGCGCGCAGTAGTGAACCGCTTGGCATCGTCATCCGGGAGATTCCCAGTTTAAACCTGTTACATCATGCAACTATGCATGACTATCTCGTGCATTTTTTGTCACGTGCATGCTCTGGATTGGGCTGGCTTCGGTCGGCGCGGTCTTCGCAGTCGAGGCTGACGCCAAGGCGGCCTCAGCACTTGCGCAATCGATCTCATTCGTCGCGTTACTGCTCACCAGGCTCACCAGGCTCGTGCAAACAAAGAAACTCGATCCATTCAAGAGCGCATTTTCGAGGCACCCAGCGTACAAGCTTTCGCCGTAGGCGAACCTAA
- the glnK gene encoding P-II family nitrogen regulator: protein MKMVMAIIKPFKLEDVRDALTDIGVHGLTVTEVKGYGRQKGHTEIYRGAEYAVNFLPKIKIEVAVASDQVDKTIEAITSAAKTGQIGDGKIFVINLVHAVRIRTGETDAAAL from the coding sequence ATGAAAATGGTTATGGCAATTATCAAGCCATTCAAGCTGGAAGACGTCCGTGACGCCCTGACCGACATTGGTGTTCACGGTCTCACGGTGACAGAAGTCAAGGGATATGGCCGTCAGAAGGGCCATACGGAAATCTATCGCGGCGCCGAATATGCCGTGAACTTCCTGCCCAAGATCAAGATCGAGGTCGCTGTCGCTTCTGATCAGGTCGACAAGACCATCGAGGCCATCACGTCCGCTGCGAAAACCGGGCAGATCGGCGACGGCAAGATCTTCGTCATCAATCTCGTCCACGCGGTCCGCATCCGCACCGGAGAGACCGACGCCGCGGCCCTTTGA
- a CDS encoding Trm112 family protein translates to MSASAERPEIVFDQKLLQILVCPLTKDPLEFGSAKQELISRSRKFADPPVFIIR, encoded by the coding sequence ATGTCAGCGTCCGCCGAACGCCCTGAAATAGTGTTCGATCAAAAATTGCTGCAGATCCTCGTCTGCCCGCTGACTAAGGACCCGCTGGAATTTGGCTCGGCCAAGCAGGAGCTGATCTCGCGATCGCGCAAGTTCGCTGACCCGCCCGTTTTCATAATCCGTTAG
- a CDS encoding RHE_PE00001 family protein: protein MIASVSPILIKVIKALSSSYKIPEPLPWSAIALPLAAAEDALARLDERLAKSPIRDGWISRTHFTDACATLWLEGELVHLEDLVLHDAGMDVRAPTHELSRARDVLRARRRIHREGPDWALSSVGITDLRGLAGTNGIEEEDCEPPNIGTTHHEAEQDSHVPRTHDYSSVTQSNDGLAQAFAEIDAAIAKTDQILTSDLRRMTERDPLVYDPDWDEEKRLAVWRRGLQQSRSLPPTLAAAIAADSWRSLEPLQHRPWLGQLLTSALLGHRRKARSHLACLHEGLKTIPRERRRSRDLATRLVAELEAITAAGEIGLKTHDRWLNERTLMLRRVAGHRSTSKLPALIDYVFSRPVVSAGMIAEELDITPRAALSLVNELGLRETTGRGRYRAWGVL, encoded by the coding sequence ATGATAGCTTCCGTGTCGCCGATTCTCATCAAAGTTATCAAGGCGTTGTCTAGTAGCTACAAAATACCAGAACCGTTGCCCTGGTCGGCGATTGCACTTCCGCTCGCAGCCGCGGAAGATGCTTTAGCCCGTCTAGATGAGCGCCTTGCGAAAAGCCCAATCCGAGACGGTTGGATTAGTCGGACGCACTTCACCGACGCATGCGCCACTCTATGGCTGGAAGGCGAACTCGTCCACCTCGAAGATCTCGTTCTTCATGACGCTGGCATGGATGTTCGTGCGCCAACTCACGAGCTGAGCCGAGCTCGCGATGTACTCCGCGCCCGCCGGCGCATTCACCGCGAGGGCCCCGACTGGGCTCTCTCGTCCGTCGGGATCACCGATCTGCGCGGGTTAGCCGGCACAAATGGAATAGAAGAGGAGGACTGCGAACCGCCGAACATCGGAACTACGCATCATGAGGCGGAGCAGGACAGCCATGTGCCGAGAACCCACGACTACTCTTCTGTAACTCAGAGCAATGACGGACTCGCGCAGGCTTTCGCAGAAATCGACGCCGCGATCGCCAAGACCGACCAGATCTTAACCAGCGATCTCCGTCGAATGACCGAGCGGGATCCACTGGTCTACGACCCCGATTGGGACGAAGAAAAGCGTCTTGCCGTCTGGAGACGCGGCCTTCAGCAAAGCAGGAGCCTGCCTCCGACGCTCGCGGCGGCCATTGCCGCGGACAGCTGGCGCAGTCTCGAGCCCCTTCAGCACCGACCCTGGCTTGGCCAGCTGCTTACGTCTGCGCTGCTAGGTCATCGGAGAAAAGCACGCTCACACCTGGCTTGCCTGCATGAGGGGCTGAAGACGATCCCGCGTGAGCGACGCCGCTCGCGCGACCTTGCAACCCGTCTCGTCGCGGAGCTTGAGGCCATCACGGCCGCTGGTGAGATTGGCCTGAAGACGCACGACAGGTGGCTGAACGAACGCACTCTGATGCTTCGAAGGGTGGCCGGCCATCGATCGACGTCGAAATTGCCGGCGCTTATCGATTACGTCTTCAGCCGGCCAGTCGTTTCTGCCGGCATGATCGCAGAAGAGCTGGATATCACACCGCGTGCAGCATTGAGTCTCGTAAATGAGCTTGGTCTGCGCGAGACCACTGGACGAGGGCGTTACCGAGCCTGGGGTGTTCTCTAA
- a CDS encoding integrase core domain-containing protein has translation MPFRESSPVEERVALFREYETGAFSVTELCARHGVSRETFYVWKRRRESGERRWFEERSHAAASCPHATAGRLADRIVATRQRFPHFGPKKIKAWLEHERPEVDWPAASTIGDILKREGLVEARRRRRRAIAQGEVAAPASAPNEEWAIDFKGWFRTRDGNRCDPLTITDAASRYLIEVRIVDPTGAGVRSALERVFKDIGLPAAIRSDNGAPFGSTGAGGLSALSVWWLKLGIEPRYIPPASPQDNGRHERMHRTLKAQTTKPPAATVAEQQRRFDAFRHHFNQERPHEALDQMPPVKLWQSPSRTLPRRLDDPWYDADHEVRRVRPTGDIKWRGEHVFVGEALAGELVGLCEHDTSGHLVRFCGRDLGLINCERRFLRFAPPRARLRIAQETPQTGEQ, from the coding sequence ATGCCTTTCAGGGAGAGCAGTCCTGTGGAGGAGCGTGTCGCGTTGTTTCGAGAGTACGAGACGGGGGCATTTTCGGTGACGGAGCTGTGCGCGCGGCACGGCGTCAGCCGAGAGACGTTCTACGTCTGGAAGCGGCGTCGGGAGAGCGGGGAGCGGCGCTGGTTCGAGGAGCGCAGCCACGCGGCGGCGAGTTGCCCGCATGCGACGGCGGGGCGGCTGGCCGATCGCATCGTCGCGACGCGGCAGCGGTTTCCGCATTTCGGCCCGAAGAAGATCAAGGCATGGCTTGAGCATGAGCGGCCGGAGGTCGACTGGCCGGCAGCCTCGACGATCGGCGACATCCTGAAGCGTGAGGGCCTGGTCGAGGCGCGTCGGCGCCGACGCCGGGCGATTGCGCAAGGCGAGGTGGCGGCGCCGGCAAGCGCACCCAACGAAGAATGGGCGATCGACTTCAAGGGCTGGTTCCGAACCCGCGACGGCAACCGCTGCGATCCGCTGACCATCACCGATGCGGCGAGCCGCTATCTTATCGAAGTGCGCATCGTCGATCCGACGGGGGCGGGCGTCAGGAGCGCCCTGGAACGTGTTTTCAAGGACATCGGCCTTCCCGCCGCGATCCGCTCCGACAATGGTGCACCGTTTGGATCGACGGGGGCGGGCGGCCTTTCGGCGCTCTCGGTATGGTGGCTCAAGCTCGGTATCGAACCGCGCTACATCCCCCCGGCGAGCCCGCAGGACAACGGCCGGCACGAGCGCATGCACCGCACGCTGAAGGCCCAGACCACGAAGCCGCCCGCGGCAACGGTCGCCGAGCAGCAACGCCGCTTCGATGCCTTCCGCCACCACTTCAACCAGGAGCGGCCACATGAGGCGCTCGACCAGATGCCGCCCGTCAAACTCTGGCAGTCGCCCTCGCGCACCTTGCCACGCCGTCTCGATGACCCTTGGTACGACGCCGATCACGAGGTTCGCCGGGTGCGTCCCACCGGCGATATCAAATGGCGCGGCGAGCACGTTTTCGTTGGCGAGGCGCTCGCAGGTGAGCTCGTCGGCCTCTGTGAGCACGACACTAGCGGCCACCTCGTGCGCTTCTGCGGTCGCGATCTCGGGCTGATCAATTGCGAGCGGCGTTTCCTGCGCTTTGCTCCGCCGCGCGCGCGGCTCCGCATCGCGCAGGAAACGCCGCAGACAGGAGAACAATGA